In a genomic window of Corynebacterium lizhenjunii:
- a CDS encoding HNH endonuclease signature motif containing protein, with protein sequence MNFETLLAGQGPVIDALAGFAGHSVEDLTANGLCPFVARKYVTLYNTYYGQTSFTGLQYKALTAARTQGHSAEALDFIESKTKRVADKLGKWKLRVKLCKTPAAQIEAVAREQLKKLAKPREVKEGVSLTHHANGLATLKATGKSVDIMDVHAVVDPQDQVESFLAAFRGGGAGKQRYIPIIPIYLDQICEFVDRMHNPGRYPTDADIRVRASNGAILTGKDLLERLCLDYGFIAALSREHGPLDLYRYSRSANSKQRLLLLAEGAECSWIDCHLPFDKCQIHHIHPWNRGGQTNMSNLTPLCPHHNGANEDHPPDGIPIARGRMVRMGTGVGWQAPGGAPPIQTRPAPTPPSATPTTYPPTNSPPEG encoded by the coding sequence ATGAACTTCGAGACACTACTTGCGGGCCAAGGCCCCGTCATCGACGCACTAGCTGGTTTCGCCGGCCACAGCGTCGAAGACCTCACCGCAAATGGGCTGTGCCCGTTTGTCGCACGCAAGTACGTCACGCTGTATAACACCTACTACGGACAGACCTCGTTTACCGGCTTGCAATACAAAGCCCTAACCGCTGCCCGCACCCAAGGCCATTCCGCTGAAGCCTTAGACTTCATCGAGTCCAAAACCAAGCGAGTTGCCGACAAACTCGGCAAATGGAAACTGCGCGTCAAACTGTGCAAGACGCCTGCCGCACAGATTGAGGCCGTTGCGCGAGAGCAGTTAAAGAAACTTGCCAAGCCGCGTGAGGTTAAAGAAGGCGTAAGCCTTACCCATCACGCTAATGGGCTGGCCACGCTCAAAGCCACGGGCAAGTCTGTGGACATTATGGATGTCCACGCTGTGGTTGACCCTCAAGATCAAGTAGAAAGCTTCCTGGCAGCCTTCAGGGGCGGGGGCGCTGGCAAACAACGCTACATCCCGATCATCCCTATCTACCTGGATCAGATTTGTGAGTTCGTCGACCGGATGCACAACCCCGGCCGCTACCCCACCGATGCCGATATCCGCGTCCGCGCCTCCAACGGCGCCATCCTCACCGGTAAAGACCTCCTGGAACGACTGTGCCTGGACTACGGGTTTATCGCAGCGCTATCGCGTGAGCATGGTCCTCTGGATTTGTACCGTTATTCGCGTAGCGCTAACTCTAAGCAACGCTTATTGCTACTTGCCGAGGGTGCGGAATGCTCCTGGATAGACTGTCACTTGCCGTTTGATAAGTGCCAGATTCACCACATCCACCCTTGGAACCGGGGTGGCCAGACCAACATGTCAAACCTCACCCCATTGTGTCCGCACCATAACGGTGCCAATGAAGACCACCCGCCAGACGGTATCCCGATAGCCCGGGGTCGGATGGTACGCATGGGTACCGGGGTTGGGTGGCAAGCACCCGGTGGCGCACCACCAATACAAACCCGGCCCGC
- the hpf gene encoding ribosome hibernation-promoting factor, HPF/YfiA family, whose amino-acid sequence MTNQPVESNAQVTITGRNVEVPEHFAQRVKSKLAKIERLDPTLTFFHVELKHEPNPRRDAQAERIQITATGKGHLARAEAKEDSFYAALETALAKMERSLRKVKVRRENVKSGHRAQKGTGELAAELVAEQEAAAAAAKEDRYVDPYAETIEEQRPGQVVRTKVHAAIPMTVDEALSEMELVGHDFYLFIDEATGRPSVVYRRHAYDYGIISLSEDAQ is encoded by the coding sequence ATGACCAACCAACCGGTCGAATCCAATGCACAGGTGACCATCACCGGCCGTAACGTCGAGGTCCCGGAGCACTTCGCACAACGGGTCAAGAGCAAGCTAGCAAAAATTGAGCGTCTTGACCCCACCTTGACCTTCTTCCATGTTGAGCTCAAGCATGAGCCCAACCCACGCCGCGACGCTCAGGCAGAGCGCATCCAGATTACCGCCACCGGAAAGGGTCACCTGGCCCGCGCGGAAGCTAAGGAAGATTCCTTCTACGCTGCACTGGAAACCGCCCTGGCCAAGATGGAGCGCTCCCTGCGCAAGGTCAAGGTCCGCCGGGAAAACGTCAAGTCTGGGCACCGTGCGCAGAAGGGCACCGGGGAACTGGCCGCAGAGCTCGTGGCTGAGCAGGAGGCTGCCGCCGCCGCTGCCAAGGAGGACCGCTACGTTGATCCTTACGCAGAGACCATTGAGGAGCAGCGCCCGGGCCAGGTGGTGCGCACCAAGGTCCACGCCGCTATTCCGATGACGGTGGATGAGGCCTTGAGTGAGATGGAGCTGGTGGGGCATGACTTCTACCTCTTTATTGATGAGGCCACTGGCCGCCCATCCGTGGTCTACCGCCGTCACGCGTATGACTACGGCATTATCTCCCTGAGCGAGGACGCGCAGTAG
- a CDS encoding DUF4259 domain-containing protein — MTTWDREVFGSEVNGDFLDELLSLEDEDVVETVRDVIVAAVSGQASEAEEENALAAATIAALWAGAPFSASDIVRAYPFIRDLAGSGDEELNEQAAEILQRVEEDHDVDAYIEALS; from the coding sequence ATGACAACGTGGGACCGGGAAGTGTTCGGCTCTGAGGTCAACGGCGATTTTTTAGATGAGTTGCTCAGCCTGGAAGACGAAGACGTGGTAGAGACCGTCCGTGACGTCATTGTGGCAGCCGTGAGCGGGCAGGCTTCTGAGGCGGAAGAAGAAAACGCGTTGGCTGCCGCCACCATCGCGGCACTGTGGGCGGGAGCACCGTTTAGCGCCAGCGACATTGTCCGGGCGTATCCATTCATTCGGGACCTGGCGGGTTCAGGGGATGAGGAACTCAATGAGCAGGCCGCGGAGATTTTGCAACGGGTGGAAGAAGACCATGATGTCGATGCCTACATCGAGGCGCTGAGCTAA
- a CDS encoding dTMP kinase produces the protein MIIAVEGIDGAGKNTLVGRLRAELDVPVRVLAFPRYADSVHAQLAQAALFGKMGDLIDSVHGMATLFALDRFGAREELCFADEEVLLCDRYVASNAAYSAARLGDDSVCDWVADLEFSTLGLPRPDLQIFLDTAVDLAGQRASQRAVEDATRKKDEYEKNASLQADTAAAYRRLAAREWGGQWIVSADVDRITRDVVALVAQRTAPPHAAQS, from the coding sequence GTGATTATTGCGGTTGAGGGCATAGACGGCGCCGGCAAAAACACGCTGGTGGGGCGGTTACGGGCGGAATTGGATGTGCCGGTGCGGGTGTTGGCTTTCCCGCGTTATGCAGATTCGGTTCATGCCCAGCTGGCGCAGGCGGCGCTGTTTGGAAAGATGGGGGACCTCATTGACTCTGTCCACGGCATGGCCACGCTGTTTGCACTCGACCGCTTTGGGGCGCGCGAGGAGCTGTGCTTTGCGGACGAGGAGGTGCTGCTCTGTGACCGCTATGTGGCCTCTAATGCGGCGTATTCCGCAGCGCGGCTGGGGGATGATTCCGTTTGTGATTGGGTAGCGGACCTGGAGTTTTCTACTCTGGGCCTGCCCCGGCCGGACCTGCAGATCTTCTTGGACACCGCCGTGGATCTGGCTGGCCAACGCGCCAGCCAGCGTGCGGTCGAAGATGCTACGCGTAAGAAGGACGAGTACGAAAAGAACGCCTCCTTGCAGGCTGATACCGCTGCGGCCTACCGGCGCTTGGCCGCACGCGAGTGGGGCGGCCAGTGGATAGTGTCCGCGGATGTGGATAGGATTACCCGTGATGTAGTGGCACTAGTGGCGCAAAGGACTGCGCCGCCGCACGCGGCGCAGTCTTAG
- the lpqB gene encoding MtrAB system accessory lipoprotein LpqB codes for MPKYSSRRLRRIVALLALPAVVAAGCSTLPSNTSPQVLRSYDPAPQVQPMVGPQDGQEPDLLVRDFYRASALPSGDYAAARAFLTPEAAREWDPEAEILLVDAIDLTTRGSASSGDARTLEVRGNVIGTLEEGGSYITQNGGYEASIELAKVDGQWRIKDLPAGVVIERNELRNQYQPENLYFYAGSGQALIADRRWVFAGKDTLDTELITLLMEGPAPSLEPAIRTVLPPGAVFAGVEDGAYRFNGLAGMNEEDRMRFAAQLVWTLTTAGVPAPYEAIADGSPLLPELEEMTPDDFADYNPRASTNTVPGLFALNKGNVLRVTGTHVEPISGPLGDGGNVESAEISAVDKVAAVRSTGERSRLYLGDLSGTPVQAIEAKTLSRPTFERGGEAVWTVVDGQKVNRYVRSATSGQVVETEVDTSALENLSGEISVLRLSVDGARVAMIIDGKIYTGVNVREDNGSRRVVSVREIASELGGMALSLDWQPDGSLVVGTSSPDSPVWRVEQDGSSLTTLPSGNITAPVVSIAANQSTIFATDAHATLQLSSTDATSSFWREVPGLQGMRSAPIVAN; via the coding sequence ATGCCTAAGTATTCTTCCCGGCGGCTGCGCCGGATCGTGGCGTTGTTGGCTTTGCCTGCAGTTGTGGCGGCGGGGTGTTCGACGTTGCCGTCTAATACCTCGCCCCAGGTGTTGCGCAGCTATGACCCTGCCCCGCAGGTCCAGCCGATGGTGGGACCGCAAGATGGGCAAGAGCCCGACTTATTGGTGCGGGATTTCTACAGGGCATCGGCGTTGCCCAGCGGGGATTATGCTGCCGCGCGGGCTTTCTTGACACCGGAGGCTGCACGGGAATGGGACCCAGAGGCAGAGATTCTTTTGGTGGATGCCATTGATTTGACCACGCGAGGCTCCGCTAGTTCCGGGGATGCCCGCACCTTGGAGGTGCGCGGCAACGTCATTGGCACGCTGGAAGAAGGTGGCAGTTACATCACCCAGAACGGCGGCTATGAGGCGAGCATCGAGCTGGCTAAGGTTGATGGCCAGTGGCGCATTAAGGACTTGCCCGCAGGGGTGGTCATCGAACGCAATGAGTTGCGTAACCAGTACCAGCCGGAAAACCTGTACTTCTATGCGGGTTCAGGCCAGGCGCTGATTGCAGACCGCCGTTGGGTCTTTGCAGGCAAGGACACCCTAGATACCGAATTGATTACCTTGTTGATGGAGGGCCCCGCCCCTTCGCTAGAGCCTGCCATTCGCACGGTGCTTCCCCCCGGGGCAGTCTTTGCGGGTGTCGAAGATGGCGCGTATCGCTTCAATGGACTGGCCGGGATGAACGAGGAAGACCGCATGCGCTTTGCCGCGCAGTTGGTGTGGACCTTGACCACTGCGGGGGTGCCCGCGCCTTATGAGGCCATTGCGGATGGTTCCCCGCTGCTTCCGGAGTTAGAGGAGATGACCCCGGATGATTTCGCGGATTACAACCCCCGGGCATCGACCAATACTGTTCCGGGCCTCTTTGCCCTGAACAAGGGCAATGTTCTGCGGGTCACGGGCACCCATGTGGAGCCGATTTCCGGCCCCCTGGGCGATGGCGGCAACGTGGAGTCCGCAGAGATTTCCGCCGTAGACAAGGTCGCCGCGGTGCGTAGCACGGGGGAGCGCTCCCGGCTGTATTTGGGAGATCTCAGCGGTACCCCAGTCCAGGCCATAGAGGCCAAGACGCTTTCCCGGCCCACCTTTGAACGCGGTGGGGAAGCCGTGTGGACCGTGGTTGACGGGCAAAAGGTCAATCGCTACGTGCGCTCGGCAACGTCCGGGCAGGTGGTGGAGACCGAAGTGGATACCAGTGCTTTGGAGAATCTCTCCGGAGAGATTTCTGTTCTGCGGCTATCTGTCGACGGCGCGCGCGTAGCCATGATCATCGACGGCAAAATCTACACCGGCGTCAACGTGCGGGAGGACAACGGCAGTCGCCGCGTAGTCAGCGTGCGCGAGATTGCTAGCGAGTTAGGCGGCATGGCCTTGTCCCTGGACTGGCAGCCGGACGGCTCCTTGGTGGTGGGCACCTCAAGCCCGGATTCGCCGGTGTGGCGCGTGGAGCAGGATGGATCCTCGCTGACCACCTTGCCCTCTGGAAATATCACGGCGCCCGTGGTCTCGATTGCGGCCAACCAGTCCACAATCTTTGCCACCGATGCCCACGCCACCCTCCAGCTGTCTTCTACCGATGCCACCTCGTCGTTTTGGCGGGAGGTCCCCGGTCTGCAGGGCATGCGATCCGCACCTATAGTGGCAAATTAG
- a CDS encoding ComF family protein encodes MVDWANLLRGAGELLLPVSCAGCRAPGQVLCARCQERLRAVPQPIARRSRDIGMPVWGLGPYDAVRRSLVIAMKEYNNLPVRAHIGAVLAAAVSYLQARGELPYHLVLVPAPTRRRSARQRGGDPVLHWCQHAAALLEQVEVAALLELQHGVADQSELGAEQRWFNMRGAVRLRGGAQSLEPWRGRQLVLVDDVVTSGATLAASARCLRGAGGLVRAGITLADA; translated from the coding sequence ATGGTGGATTGGGCAAACCTACTGCGCGGCGCGGGAGAGCTGCTGCTGCCGGTATCCTGCGCGGGCTGCCGCGCGCCGGGGCAGGTGCTGTGCGCGCGGTGCCAAGAGCGATTGCGTGCGGTGCCGCAGCCGATTGCGCGCCGCAGCCGGGACATCGGCATGCCGGTGTGGGGGCTGGGGCCTTATGATGCCGTGCGCCGCAGTCTGGTCATTGCCATGAAGGAATACAACAACCTGCCCGTGCGCGCGCATATAGGTGCGGTGTTGGCCGCGGCGGTGAGTTACCTGCAGGCGCGCGGGGAATTGCCTTATCACCTGGTGTTGGTTCCGGCGCCCACGCGGCGGCGCTCGGCGCGCCAGCGCGGCGGGGACCCGGTGCTGCATTGGTGCCAACACGCGGCGGCTTTATTGGAGCAAGTGGAGGTGGCCGCGTTGCTGGAGCTGCAGCACGGGGTCGCGGACCAATCGGAGCTGGGGGCGGAACAGCGCTGGTTCAATATGCGCGGAGCGGTGCGGCTGCGCGGCGGTGCACAATCTTTAGAGCCGTGGCGGGGCCGTCAGCTGGTGTTGGTGGATGACGTGGTTACTTCCGGGGCTACGCTGGCGGCTTCTGCCCGGTGTTTGCGCGGAGCGGGGGGATTGGTGCGAGCTGGGATTACTCTGGCCGATGCCTAG
- the secA gene encoding preprotein translocase subunit SecA, producing the protein MADDIIALEEQYAALSDEDLRAKTDEFKRQLAEGAELDDILYDAFATVREAAWRVLDQKHYKVQIMGGAALHFGNVAEMRTGEGKTLTSLLPAYLNALEGKGVHVVTVNDYLAKRDAEMMGRVHRALGLSVGVILSEMRPAERREAYACDITYGTNNELGFDYLRDNMVRSIGDIVQRGHNFCIVDEVDSILIDEARTPLIISGPTDSNSQFYSVFAQLAPRMREGIHYEVDHKKRTVGVLEEGVEYVEDQLGIDNLYAPEHSQLVSYLNNSLKAKELFERDKDYIVRNGEVMIVDGFTGRVLAGRRYNEGMHQAIEAKENVEIKNENQTLATVTLQNYFRLYDKISGMTGTAETEAAELHSIYGLDVVPIPTNRPNQRQDHPDRIYKTQEAKFAAVVDDIAEHVETGQPVLVGTTSVERSEYLSQLLTKRGIKHSVLNAKHHEEEGQIVARAGRPGTVTVATNMAGRGTDIVLGGNPEVILDEKLRERGLDPFEDEERYQEAWDAEIEDEKERSKRLGDQVREAGGLYVLGTERHESRRIDNQLRGRSGRQGDPGETRFYLSMRDELMVRFVGQSMENMMNRLNVPDDVPIDSKMVSNSIKTAQAQVENQNFEMRKNVLKYDEVLNEQRKVVYRERYRILDKGDIKDNIRDMIDETISAYVAGATATGYVEDWNLDELWNALEALYGPSMSHESLVQGSDYGSAGELTADQLRTALVEDAQNQYSELEDAVAAIGGDSQMRNTERMIILPVIDQKWREHLYEMDYLKEGIGLRAMAQRDPLVEYQKEGGDMFHAMNDAVKEETVRQLFMLRKQFAAQQAASADAASSVADSADPAPDNPSA; encoded by the coding sequence ATGGCTGATGACATTATTGCGCTGGAGGAGCAATACGCTGCGCTTTCTGATGAAGATCTGCGGGCCAAGACTGATGAGTTCAAGCGTCAGTTAGCCGAAGGTGCGGAGTTGGACGATATTTTGTATGACGCGTTTGCAACTGTGCGTGAGGCCGCTTGGCGTGTGCTGGACCAGAAGCACTACAAGGTGCAGATTATGGGCGGCGCTGCCTTGCACTTTGGCAACGTCGCGGAGATGCGCACCGGTGAGGGCAAGACTTTGACCTCGCTGTTGCCCGCCTACCTCAACGCCTTGGAGGGCAAGGGCGTGCACGTGGTGACGGTGAATGACTACCTGGCTAAGCGTGACGCGGAGATGATGGGCCGTGTCCACCGCGCGCTGGGTCTTAGCGTGGGCGTGATTTTGTCAGAGATGCGCCCGGCAGAACGCCGGGAGGCTTATGCGTGCGACATCACCTACGGCACCAATAATGAGCTGGGTTTTGACTACCTGCGCGATAATATGGTGCGCTCCATTGGGGACATTGTGCAGCGCGGTCACAACTTCTGCATTGTCGATGAGGTGGACTCCATCCTTATTGACGAGGCCCGCACGCCGCTGATTATCTCTGGCCCCACGGATAGCAACTCCCAGTTCTATAGCGTCTTCGCGCAGCTGGCTCCGCGCATGCGCGAGGGTATCCACTACGAAGTAGACCACAAGAAGCGCACCGTGGGCGTGCTGGAAGAGGGCGTGGAATACGTCGAGGACCAGTTGGGCATTGATAACTTGTATGCCCCAGAGCACTCGCAGCTGGTGTCCTACCTGAATAACTCGCTCAAGGCCAAGGAGCTCTTCGAGCGCGATAAGGACTACATTGTCCGCAACGGCGAGGTCATGATTGTGGATGGCTTCACCGGCCGCGTGCTGGCCGGGCGCCGCTATAACGAGGGCATGCACCAGGCCATCGAGGCTAAAGAGAACGTGGAGATCAAAAACGAGAACCAGACTCTGGCCACGGTAACCCTGCAAAACTACTTCCGTCTCTATGACAAGATTTCCGGCATGACCGGTACGGCGGAGACCGAGGCCGCGGAGCTGCACTCCATCTACGGCCTGGACGTGGTGCCCATTCCCACCAACCGGCCGAACCAGCGCCAGGACCACCCGGACCGCATTTATAAGACGCAGGAAGCCAAGTTTGCTGCGGTGGTTGATGATATTGCAGAGCATGTAGAGACCGGCCAGCCGGTGCTGGTGGGTACGACTTCTGTGGAGCGTTCTGAGTACTTGTCGCAGTTGTTGACTAAGCGGGGCATCAAGCACTCTGTGCTCAACGCGAAGCACCATGAGGAAGAAGGCCAGATTGTGGCCCGCGCCGGACGTCCGGGCACCGTGACGGTGGCTACCAACATGGCTGGCCGCGGTACGGACATTGTGCTGGGCGGCAACCCGGAAGTCATTCTGGATGAAAAGCTGCGTGAGCGCGGGCTGGACCCCTTCGAGGATGAAGAGCGTTACCAGGAGGCGTGGGACGCCGAGATTGAGGATGAAAAGGAGCGCTCCAAGCGCCTGGGCGACCAGGTGCGCGAGGCAGGCGGCCTGTACGTGTTGGGTACGGAGCGCCACGAGTCGCGCCGTATTGACAACCAGTTGCGCGGTCGCTCCGGCCGCCAGGGCGATCCGGGTGAGACCCGCTTCTACCTGTCCATGCGCGACGAACTGATGGTGCGTTTCGTGGGCCAGTCCATGGAAAACATGATGAACCGCCTCAACGTGCCGGATGACGTGCCGATTGACTCCAAGATGGTCTCCAATTCCATCAAGACTGCCCAGGCGCAGGTGGAGAACCAAAACTTTGAAATGCGCAAGAACGTGCTCAAGTACGACGAGGTGCTCAACGAGCAGCGCAAGGTGGTCTACCGGGAGCGCTACCGCATCCTGGACAAGGGCGACATCAAAGACAACATCCGCGACATGATTGATGAGACCATCTCTGCATACGTGGCCGGGGCAACCGCCACCGGTTATGTGGAGGATTGGAACTTGGACGAGTTGTGGAATGCCCTGGAAGCCCTTTATGGTCCGTCCATGTCGCACGAGTCCCTGGTCCAGGGCAGCGACTACGGTTCCGCCGGGGAGCTCACCGCGGATCAGCTGCGCACCGCGCTGGTGGAAGACGCTCAGAATCAGTACAGTGAGCTCGAGGACGCCGTGGCCGCCATCGGCGGAGATTCGCAGATGCGCAACACTGAGCGCATGATCATTTTGCCGGTCATTGACCAGAAGTGGCGCGAGCACCTCTATGAGATGGACTACCTCAAGGAGGGTATTGGCCTGCGTGCAATGGCGCAGCGCGATCCGCTGGTGGAGTACCAGAAGGAAGGCGGCGACATGTTCCATGCCATGAATGATGCCGTGAAGGAAGAGACCGTGCGCCAGCTGTTTATGTTGCGCAAGCAGTTTGCCGCGCAACAGGCCGCGTCTGCCGATGCCGCCTCTTCCGTAGCCGATTCCGCTGACCCCGCCCCCGACAACCCCTCCGCGTAG
- the mtrA gene encoding MtrAB system response regulator MtrA — protein sequence MAPKILVVDDDPAISEMLTIVLEAEGMEPIPVTDGAQAVPEFEAHQPDLVLLDLMLPGMNGVDICRAIRRDSAVPIVMLTAKTDTVDVVLGLESGADDYITKPFKPKELVARIRARLRRTDAAAQEVLEVGDLLIDVPEHTVTRVGGEEISLTPLEFDLLLEMARRPGQVHTREELLESVWGYRHASDTRLVNVHVQRLRAKIEHDPEDPQIVLTVRGVGYKTGKIEAGE from the coding sequence ATGGCCCCGAAGATTCTAGTAGTGGACGATGATCCAGCGATCTCGGAGATGCTGACCATTGTCCTGGAAGCGGAGGGCATGGAGCCCATCCCAGTCACTGATGGTGCCCAGGCGGTGCCGGAGTTTGAGGCTCACCAGCCGGACCTGGTGCTGCTGGACTTGATGCTGCCGGGCATGAATGGTGTGGACATTTGCCGCGCTATTCGCCGCGATTCGGCGGTGCCCATCGTCATGCTCACCGCAAAGACGGACACCGTGGATGTGGTGTTGGGGTTGGAGTCGGGGGCGGATGATTACATCACCAAGCCCTTCAAGCCTAAGGAGCTGGTGGCGCGTATTCGTGCCCGCCTGCGCCGCACGGATGCCGCGGCCCAGGAAGTCCTGGAGGTAGGCGATTTGCTTATCGATGTCCCGGAGCACACGGTCACCCGCGTGGGCGGGGAGGAGATTTCCCTGACTCCGCTGGAGTTTGATCTGCTGCTGGAGATGGCGCGCCGGCCCGGCCAGGTCCATACCCGTGAGGAGCTGTTGGAGTCTGTGTGGGGCTACCGCCACGCGTCGGATACCCGCTTGGTTAATGTCCACGTGCAGCGTCTGCGCGCCAAGATTGAACATGATCCGGAGGACCCGCAGATTGTGCTGACCGTGCGTGGCGTGGGCTATAAGACCGGCAAGATCGAGGCAGGGGAGTAG
- the mtrB gene encoding MtrAB system histidine kinase MtrB, which produces MRVQFTEAWRTSLQLRFIGMILAASSVVMIILAYVLVSVLTQQLVDQKLNAAEQEIDRARLTVEQQISATGSANSLQVRLNSARASLTQLSAEGDSHAAFEPVLAVENADGTVTTSPEGYRIPDNLRQLVSQDQISYQFATIEQPSGGAYNALVMGTPTNADIPGVQVYLVLSMEAEEATMALMRGLLSAAGVVVVVLLVGIAWLATQQVTAPIRSASRIAQRLAAGHLRERMVVDGEDEMGRLAASFNDMAEKLSKQITQLEEYGNLQRQFTSDVSHELRTPLTTVRMAADLIAADPDSLEPHTRRATELMVRELDRFEELLADLLEISRHDAGVADLSAVSLDVRSCVDAAWEQTQHLAEELGVEVRFHLPEQPVMVEGDSRRIERVLRNLIANAIDHSEGKPVDVEVAQTADAVGIAVTDHGVGLKDGQEELVFNRFWRADASRVRHSGGTGLGLAIAREDAVLHGGTLDATGVFGVGSRFRFILPREPLADIAADPIALELPHGDATQLADAQLADAPTPDTFAASPAGSSPQVLPEEPGAMRRPDSLREQSQHRRAQIGDDDHA; this is translated from the coding sequence CTGCGGGTGCAGTTTACGGAGGCGTGGCGCACGTCTTTGCAGCTGCGGTTTATTGGGATGATTTTGGCCGCCTCCTCCGTGGTGATGATCATTTTGGCCTATGTGTTGGTCTCGGTGCTCACCCAGCAGTTGGTGGACCAGAAGCTCAACGCGGCGGAGCAGGAGATTGATCGCGCGCGTTTGACGGTGGAGCAGCAGATTTCTGCGACGGGTTCTGCTAATTCGCTGCAGGTGCGGCTGAACTCGGCCCGTGCGTCGCTGACGCAGCTTTCGGCGGAGGGGGACTCCCACGCAGCGTTTGAGCCGGTGTTGGCGGTGGAGAACGCGGATGGGACGGTGACTACCTCCCCGGAGGGCTATCGCATTCCGGATAATTTGCGCCAGCTGGTTAGCCAGGACCAGATTTCTTATCAATTCGCCACCATTGAGCAGCCTTCGGGCGGGGCGTATAACGCCTTGGTTATGGGTACGCCTACGAATGCGGATATTCCGGGCGTGCAGGTTTACCTGGTGTTGTCGATGGAGGCCGAGGAAGCCACCATGGCGCTTATGCGTGGGTTGCTTTCTGCCGCTGGCGTGGTGGTGGTGGTGCTGCTGGTGGGTATTGCGTGGTTGGCTACCCAGCAGGTGACGGCCCCTATCCGTTCGGCATCGCGTATTGCTCAGCGTTTGGCTGCGGGCCATTTGCGCGAGCGCATGGTGGTTGATGGTGAAGACGAGATGGGCCGGCTGGCCGCGTCCTTCAATGACATGGCCGAAAAGCTCTCCAAGCAGATTACCCAGCTGGAGGAGTACGGTAATTTGCAGCGCCAATTTACCTCTGATGTGTCGCATGAGTTGCGCACTCCGCTGACCACGGTGCGCATGGCTGCGGATTTGATTGCTGCGGATCCGGATTCCTTGGAGCCGCATACTCGCCGCGCCACGGAGCTGATGGTGCGCGAGCTGGACCGCTTTGAGGAGCTGTTGGCGGACTTGTTGGAGATTTCGCGCCATGATGCTGGCGTGGCGGATCTTTCTGCGGTGAGTCTGGATGTGCGTAGCTGTGTGGATGCCGCTTGGGAGCAGACCCAGCATCTGGCGGAGGAGTTGGGTGTGGAGGTTCGTTTCCATCTGCCGGAGCAGCCGGTGATGGTGGAGGGGGATTCCCGGCGCATCGAGCGCGTCTTGCGCAACTTGATCGCGAACGCCATTGATCACAGTGAGGGCAAGCCGGTGGATGTGGAGGTCGCCCAGACTGCCGACGCCGTGGGCATCGCCGTGACCGATCATGGCGTGGGTCTTAAGGATGGGCAGGAGGAGCTGGTCTTTAACCGTTTTTGGCGTGCCGATGCCTCCCGCGTGCGCCACTCCGGCGGTACCGGCTTGGGCTTGGCCATTGCCCGCGAGGATGCCGTGCTCCACGGTGGCACCCTGGATGCCACCGGTGTCTTCGGCGTCGGCTCCCGCTTCCGCTTTATCCTCCCGCGTGAGCCCCTGGCAGACATTGCTGCGGACCCGATTGCTCTGGAATTGCCCCATGGGGACGCCACCCAGCTTGCCGATGCCCAGCTTGCCGATGCCCCCACTCCCGATACCTTTGCGGCCAGCCCGGCGGGTTCCTCCCCGCAGGTGCTCCCGGAGGAGCCGGGGGCTATGCGCCGTCCGGATTCCTTGCGGGAGCAAAGCCAGCACCGGCGCGCACAGATAGGAGACGACGACCATGCCTAA
- a CDS encoding HAD family hydrolase — MRGLIVDYAGVLDGAEEDVKRWTALLGAIKANGVATAILSNDPGGAGAEHIREWEYRGVVDAVVLSGEVGAEKPQRAAFQAAADALDLPMNDCVMVDDNIENVRGAVDNGLVGMLYTVFDRTSVEVQAVFDIEGEF, encoded by the coding sequence ATGCGGGGATTGATCGTTGATTACGCAGGTGTGCTCGACGGGGCGGAAGAGGACGTCAAGCGCTGGACGGCGTTGCTGGGAGCTATAAAGGCTAATGGCGTAGCTACGGCGATTTTGTCTAATGATCCGGGTGGGGCAGGCGCGGAGCACATCCGCGAGTGGGAATACCGCGGTGTGGTGGATGCTGTGGTGCTCTCCGGAGAAGTTGGCGCCGAAAAGCCGCAGCGCGCGGCATTTCAGGCGGCCGCAGATGCGCTGGATTTGCCCATGAATGACTGTGTGATGGTAGACGATAACATCGAAAATGTCCGCGGCGCGGTGGACAATGGTCTGGTGGGAATGCTCTACACGGTCTTCGATCGCACCTCGGTGGAGGTCCAGGCCGTGTTCGACATTGAGGGTGAGTTCTAA